The following are encoded together in the Nocardioides sp. Arc9.136 genome:
- a CDS encoding helix-turn-helix transcriptional regulator, which produces MDRTRTLELAAIADSARPLDERGHEMLETLRRVVPFDAAWLALAEPMGRGYTPVASTDLDAGTLQYLNGPGVSHDIEATQTDRARPPASPSDLPYPVDELPTWAECFLPAGFREALGMALYERGQRHVGFLVLLSCRAQPPSAATRRRLHRLAPVLARGIDPLRGLAVAARVVRGATAGVVLCRDGTTRPLPGLEGDALLTRGSALMQVACSCVGGDQPFASFLWPRGGRHAPDGHVRVSVLASGERPSTGFLGTVLLSPAGDHRGLTPRELEVLGLLVGGCSNQQIARALVVAPRTVATHLEHILIKLAAATRTLAAVRAEREGLYVPAAPVRWTGPREE; this is translated from the coding sequence ATGGATCGGACGCGCACCCTGGAGCTGGCCGCGATCGCGGACTCTGCCCGTCCGCTCGACGAGCGTGGGCACGAGATGCTGGAGACGCTCCGCCGGGTCGTCCCGTTCGACGCCGCCTGGCTGGCCCTGGCCGAGCCGATGGGACGCGGGTACACCCCCGTGGCCAGCACCGATCTCGATGCCGGGACGCTGCAGTACCTCAACGGACCCGGCGTGAGCCACGACATCGAGGCGACCCAGACCGACCGCGCCCGCCCCCCGGCGAGCCCCTCCGACCTGCCGTACCCGGTCGACGAGCTGCCGACCTGGGCCGAGTGCTTCCTGCCGGCCGGGTTCCGCGAGGCGCTCGGGATGGCTCTGTACGAGAGGGGCCAACGCCACGTGGGCTTCCTGGTCCTCCTCTCCTGCAGGGCACAGCCGCCGTCCGCTGCCACGCGGCGCCGACTGCACCGGCTCGCACCGGTGCTGGCGCGCGGCATCGACCCCTTGCGCGGGCTGGCCGTCGCGGCACGCGTGGTGAGGGGCGCGACCGCCGGGGTCGTCCTGTGCCGCGACGGGACGACCCGACCCCTGCCCGGCCTCGAGGGTGACGCACTCCTCACCCGGGGTTCAGCCCTCATGCAGGTCGCCTGCTCCTGCGTCGGCGGGGACCAGCCCTTCGCGTCCTTCCTGTGGCCCCGGGGAGGACGTCACGCCCCCGACGGGCACGTCCGGGTGAGCGTCCTGGCCAGCGGCGAGCGTCCGTCCACGGGGTTCCTCGGGACCGTGCTGCTCTCTCCTGCCGGCGACCACCGCGGACTCACGCCACGGGAGCTGGAGGTGCTCGGCTTGCTCGTCGGCGGGTGCTCGAACCAGCAGATCGCTCGAGCGCTGGTCGTGGCACCGCGGACGGTGGCGACGCACCTCGAGCACATCCTCATCAAGCTCGCTGCAGCCACCAGGACGCTCGCCGCCGTCCGAGCAGAACGCGAGGGCCT